A window of the Branchiibius hedensis genome harbors these coding sequences:
- the rplN gene encoding 50S ribosomal protein L14, with amino-acid sequence MIQQESRLRVADNTGAKEILCIRVLGGSGRRYAGIGDTIVATVKDAIPGGNVKKGDVVKAVIVRTKKERRRPDGSYIKFDENAAVILKGDGDPRGTRIFGPVGRELRDKKFMKIISLAPEVL; translated from the coding sequence GTGATCCAGCAGGAGTCGCGACTGCGAGTCGCCGACAACACCGGTGCCAAGGAGATCTTGTGCATCCGGGTGCTCGGTGGTTCCGGACGTCGCTACGCCGGCATCGGTGACACCATCGTGGCGACCGTCAAGGACGCCATCCCGGGTGGCAACGTCAAGAAAGGCGATGTCGTCAAGGCGGTCATCGTCCGGACCAAGAAAGAGCGTCGTCGTCCCGACGGCAGCTACATCAAATTCGATGAGAACGCGGCCGTGATCCTCAAGGGTGACGGCGACCCGCGTGGCACGCGCATCTTCGGCCCGGTGGGCCGCGAACTGCGCGACAAGAAATTCATGAAGATCATTTCGCTGGCCCCGGAGGTGCTGTGA
- the rplX gene encoding 50S ribosomal protein L24 has product MATRKPKMKIKKNDLVQVISGRSQANGGDKGKQGKVIAVYPETQRVLVEGINRVTKHVRAGQPGSSSGGIEVVEAPIHVSNVAIVDPETNKPTRIKTRVESVERDGRTKTVRTRVSVRSGKDL; this is encoded by the coding sequence ATGGCAACTCGTAAGCCCAAGATGAAGATCAAGAAGAACGACCTCGTTCAGGTCATCAGCGGTCGCTCCCAGGCCAACGGTGGCGACAAGGGCAAGCAGGGCAAGGTCATCGCCGTGTACCCCGAGACTCAGCGTGTGCTGGTCGAGGGCATCAACCGCGTGACCAAGCACGTGCGCGCTGGTCAGCCGGGCAGCAGCTCCGGTGGCATCGAGGTCGTCGAGGCGCCGATCCACGTCTCCAACGTGGCCATCGTCGACCCCGAGACGAACAAGCCGACCCGGATCAAGACGCGGGTCGAGAGCGTGGAGCGCGACGGTCGTACCAAGACGGTGCGCACCCGGGTGTCGGTTCGCTCCGGTAAGGACCTGTGA
- the rplE gene encoding 50S ribosomal protein L5 has translation MTTVESTEQTATAAEKVTPRLKTRYAEEIRPALQSQFEIPNVMLVPTVTKVVVNMGVGDAAKDSKLIEGAIRDLSAITGQAPTVTKARKSIAQFKLREGMPIGAHVTLRGDRMWEFLDRLVSIALPRIRDFRGLSGKQFDGNGNYTFGLTEQSMFHEIDPDKIDRVRGMDITVVTTATTDDQGRALLKQLGFPFKEQ, from the coding sequence ATGACGACCGTAGAAAGCACCGAGCAGACGGCAACCGCCGCCGAGAAGGTCACGCCGCGCCTGAAGACGCGGTACGCCGAGGAGATCCGGCCCGCGCTGCAGAGCCAGTTCGAGATCCCCAACGTGATGCTCGTGCCCACCGTGACCAAGGTCGTGGTGAACATGGGTGTCGGCGACGCGGCCAAGGACTCCAAGCTGATCGAGGGCGCGATTCGCGACCTGAGCGCCATCACCGGCCAGGCGCCGACCGTGACCAAGGCCCGCAAGTCCATCGCGCAGTTCAAGCTGCGTGAGGGTATGCCGATCGGTGCGCACGTCACGTTGCGCGGCGACCGGATGTGGGAGTTCCTCGACCGTCTGGTCTCGATCGCGCTGCCCCGTATCCGCGACTTCCGCGGCCTGTCCGGTAAGCAGTTCGACGGGAACGGCAACTACACCTTCGGTCTGACCGAGCAGTCGATGTTCCACGAGATCGACCCGGACAAGATCGACCGCGTCCGCGGTATGGACATCACGGTCGTCACGACCGCCACCACCGACGACCAGGGCCGTGCGCTGCTCAAGCAGCTCGGGTTCCCGTTCAAGGAGCAGTGA
- a CDS encoding type Z 30S ribosomal protein S14, which produces MAKTALVNKANKKPKFAVRAYTRCQRCGRPHSVYRKFGLCRICLREMAHRGELPGVTKSSW; this is translated from the coding sequence ATGGCTAAGACAGCTTTGGTCAACAAGGCCAACAAGAAGCCGAAGTTCGCCGTCCGCGCCTACACCCGCTGCCAGCGGTGTGGCCGGCCGCACTCGGTGTACCGCAAGTTCGGCCTGTGCCGTATCTGCCTGCGCGAGATGGCGCACCGGGGCGAGTTGCCCGGCGTGACCAAATCCAGCTGGTAG
- the rpsH gene encoding 30S ribosomal protein S8: MTMTDPIADMLTRVRNANSAHHDSTSMPYSKLKSHIAEILQAEGYIAGFRVEDATVGKTLIIDLKYGPNRERSIAGVRRISKPGLRVYAKSTNLPRVLGGLGVAILSTSSGLLTDKQAASKGVGGEVLAYIW, translated from the coding sequence ATGACCATGACCGATCCGATTGCGGACATGCTGACGCGCGTCCGCAACGCCAATTCGGCCCACCACGACTCGACGTCGATGCCGTACTCCAAGCTGAAGTCGCACATCGCCGAGATCCTGCAGGCCGAGGGTTACATCGCCGGTTTCCGCGTCGAGGACGCGACCGTCGGTAAGACGCTGATCATCGACCTGAAGTACGGCCCCAACCGCGAGCGTTCCATCGCGGGTGTTCGCCGGATCTCCAAGCCGGGTCTGCGTGTCTACGCCAAGTCCACCAACCTGCCCCGAGTCCTCGGTGGTCTGGGAGTGGCGATTCTGTCCACGTCGTCCGGTTTGTTGACCGACAAGCAGGCGGCCTCTAAGGGTGTTGGCGGGGAAGTCCTCGCCTACATCTGGTAA
- the rplF gene encoding 50S ribosomal protein L6, which translates to MSRIGRLPVSVPSGVDVTIDGQSVAVKGPKGQLSFVVPEPISVAKGEDGALQVSRPNDGRDARSRHGLTRTLINNMVIGVTEGYTKKLEIHGTGYRVTAKGKDLEFALGYSHPILVPAPEGITFTVENPTRFSVSGIDKQQVGEVAANIRKLRKPDPYKAKGVRYEGEHIRRKVGKAGK; encoded by the coding sequence ATGTCACGTATTGGACGTCTCCCGGTTTCCGTGCCCAGCGGCGTGGATGTCACCATCGACGGTCAGTCCGTTGCGGTGAAGGGCCCCAAGGGTCAGTTGAGCTTCGTCGTCCCCGAGCCGATCTCGGTCGCCAAGGGTGAGGACGGCGCGCTGCAGGTCAGCCGCCCCAACGACGGCCGCGACGCGCGGTCCCGCCACGGCCTGACCCGCACGCTGATCAACAACATGGTCATCGGTGTCACCGAGGGCTACACCAAGAAGCTGGAAATCCACGGCACGGGTTACCGCGTGACCGCCAAGGGCAAGGACCTCGAGTTCGCCCTGGGTTACAGCCACCCGATCCTGGTCCCCGCACCGGAGGGCATCACCTTCACGGTCGAGAACCCCACCCGGTTCTCGGTCTCCGGGATCGACAAGCAGCAGGTCGGCGAGGTCGCTGCAAACATCCGCAAGCTGCGTAAGCCCGACCCGTACAAGGCCAAGGGCGTGCGCTACGAAGGCGAGCACATCCGCCGCAAGGTCGGAAAGGCTGGTAAGTAA
- the rplR gene encoding 50S ribosomal protein L18, which yields MANARIVKRSSTRSAARNRRHFRLRKNLTGTPERPRLVVTRSSRHVFVQVVDDTVGQTVASASTMEADLRGFEGDKTAKAKRVGELVAARAKEAGIEAVVFDRGGNRYTGRVAAIADGAREGGLTL from the coding sequence ATGGCAAACGCCAGGATCGTCAAGCGTTCGAGCACCCGTTCGGCCGCCCGTAACCGCCGCCACTTCCGGCTGCGCAAGAACCTCACGGGTACGCCGGAGCGTCCCCGTCTGGTGGTCACCCGCAGCTCCCGGCACGTCTTCGTGCAGGTCGTCGACGACACCGTCGGCCAGACCGTCGCGTCGGCCTCGACCATGGAAGCTGATCTGCGTGGCTTCGAGGGCGACAAGACCGCCAAGGCAAAGCGGGTTGGTGAACTCGTTGCTGCTCGTGCGAAGGAAGCCGGCATCGAGGCCGTTGTCTTCGACCGTGGTGGTAACCGCTACACCGGTCGCGTCGCCGCGATTGCCGACGGCGCCCGCGAAGGCGGGTTGACCCTGTGA
- the rpsE gene encoding 30S ribosomal protein S5 yields the protein MAGPQRRAAGSAQGTTDSNTDNTNNDRRDNRRGGRDDRRDNRRGGNDDRNQYLERVVTINRVAKVVQGGRRFSFTALVVVGDGNGTVGVGYGKAKEVPAAIAKGVEEAKKNFFRVPVIAGSIPHPVQGEAAAGVVMLRPASAGTGVIAGGPVRAVLECAGVHDVLSKSLGSSNPINIVHATVAALKGLERPEAVAARRGLPLDAVAPVRLQRALAEDAAAKADAAKTAKVGS from the coding sequence ATGGCTGGACCGCAGCGTCGCGCCGCTGGCTCCGCCCAGGGGACGACTGACTCCAACACCGACAACACTAACAACGACCGCCGGGACAACCGTCGCGGTGGCCGTGACGACCGCCGGGACAACCGTCGCGGCGGTAACGATGACCGCAACCAGTACCTGGAGCGCGTCGTCACCATCAACCGCGTCGCCAAGGTCGTGCAGGGTGGTCGCCGGTTCAGCTTCACCGCGCTGGTCGTGGTGGGCGACGGCAACGGCACCGTGGGTGTCGGCTACGGCAAGGCCAAGGAAGTTCCGGCCGCCATCGCCAAGGGCGTTGAAGAGGCCAAGAAGAACTTCTTCCGCGTCCCGGTGATCGCCGGCTCCATCCCGCACCCGGTGCAGGGTGAGGCCGCCGCGGGCGTCGTCATGCTGCGTCCGGCCTCCGCCGGTACCGGTGTGATCGCCGGTGGTCCGGTGCGCGCCGTCCTGGAGTGCGCCGGTGTCCACGACGTGCTGTCCAAGTCGTTGGGCAGCAGCAACCCGATCAACATCGTGCACGCGACCGTTGCCGCGCTGAAGGGTCTGGAGCGGCCCGAGGCCGTCGCCGCCCGTCGTGGTCTGCCGCTGGACGCGGTGGCCCCGGTGCGGTTGCAGCGTGCGCTGGCAGAGGACGCAGCCGCCAAGGCCGACGCTGCCAAGACCGCGAAGGTAGGTTCCTGA
- the rpmD gene encoding 50S ribosomal protein L30 — translation MTSLKVTQTRSEIGAKANHRETLRSLGLKRVGHTVVKEDRPEFRGMVQTVRHLVTVEEID, via the coding sequence ATGACTTCCCTGAAGGTGACGCAGACCCGTTCCGAGATCGGCGCCAAGGCCAACCACCGCGAGACGTTGCGTTCGCTGGGCCTCAAGCGCGTCGGTCACACGGTGGTGAAAGAGGACCGTCCCGAGTTCCGCGGCATGGTCCAGACGGTTCGCCACCTGGTGACCGTTGAGGAGATTGACTGA
- the rplO gene encoding 50S ribosomal protein L15 → MTEETQSEGHALKVHHLRPAPGAKTAKTRVGRGEGSKGKTAGRGTKGTKARYQVSAAFEGGQTPIHMRLPKLRGFKNPFKVTYQVVNLDKISALFPEGGQVDAETLVAKGAVRKGQPIKVLGTGELTVKVDVTAAKFSATAKDKIEAAGGTITLV, encoded by the coding sequence ATGACTGAAGAGACGCAGAGCGAGGGCCACGCCCTCAAGGTGCACCACCTGCGGCCTGCCCCGGGCGCCAAGACCGCCAAGACCCGCGTGGGTCGTGGTGAGGGCTCCAAGGGTAAGACTGCCGGCCGTGGCACCAAGGGCACCAAGGCCCGTTACCAGGTGTCGGCTGCCTTCGAAGGTGGTCAGACCCCGATCCACATGCGGCTTCCGAAGCTGCGTGGTTTCAAGAACCCGTTCAAGGTGACCTACCAGGTCGTGAACCTGGACAAGATCTCCGCCCTCTTCCCCGAGGGTGGGCAGGTCGATGCGGAGACGCTGGTGGCCAAGGGCGCGGTCCGCAAGGGTCAGCCGATCAAGGTTCTCGGCACCGGTGAGCTGACCGTCAAGGTCGACGTCACCGCCGCGAAGTTCTCGGCAACCGCCAAGGACAAGATCGAAGCTGCGGGCGGCACGATCACCCTCGTGTGA
- the secY gene encoding preprotein translocase subunit SecY, whose product MLGAFGRAFRTPELRNKILFTLGVMAIFRLGSHIPTPGIDFSLVQQCQRNASGSQSLLGLANLFSGGALLQLSIFALGIMPYITASIIVQLLTVVIPRFETLRKEGQAGQQKLTQYTRYITIGLALLQSATLVTAAKADPSRLLGGTSLTCPTVMSDDSAFTLVLMVLVLTAGTGLIMWMGEQVTERGVGNGMSLLILTAIASSVPASVWATRQQGWGQFVLIILLGILITAAVVYVENSQRRIPVQYAKRTIGRKQYGGTSTYIPLKVNMAQVIPIIFATSLLSLPVLIAQFVRPANGASSGWAEWVLNNLARSDHPTYMIAYTVLIIFFTFFYVSITYQPNEVADNLKQSGSFIPGVRAGKATADYISYVLNRITVVGALWLAFIALIPVIALAKFNAGGNFPFGGASILILVSVGIDTYKQIESKVQQHRYEGFLR is encoded by the coding sequence GTGCTAGGCGCTTTCGGCCGCGCGTTCAGAACCCCCGAGTTGCGGAACAAGATCTTGTTCACGCTCGGGGTCATGGCCATTTTCCGGCTGGGGTCGCACATTCCCACGCCAGGCATCGATTTCAGTCTCGTCCAGCAGTGCCAGCGGAACGCGAGCGGCAGCCAGAGCCTGCTCGGCCTGGCCAACCTGTTCTCCGGTGGCGCGCTGTTGCAGCTGTCGATCTTCGCGCTCGGGATCATGCCCTACATCACCGCGAGCATCATCGTGCAGTTGCTCACGGTGGTCATCCCGCGGTTCGAGACGCTGCGCAAGGAGGGCCAGGCCGGTCAGCAGAAGCTGACGCAGTACACCCGGTACATCACCATCGGCCTGGCGCTGCTGCAGTCCGCGACCCTGGTCACTGCGGCCAAGGCGGATCCGTCCCGGTTGCTGGGCGGTACCTCGCTGACCTGCCCGACGGTGATGAGCGACGACAGTGCCTTCACCCTGGTGCTGATGGTGCTGGTGCTGACCGCCGGTACCGGTCTGATCATGTGGATGGGTGAGCAGGTCACCGAGCGCGGTGTCGGCAACGGTATGTCGCTGCTGATCCTGACGGCGATCGCCTCCAGCGTGCCGGCCTCGGTCTGGGCCACCCGGCAGCAGGGCTGGGGTCAATTCGTGCTGATCATCCTGTTGGGCATCTTGATCACGGCCGCGGTGGTCTACGTCGAGAACTCCCAACGCCGGATCCCGGTGCAGTACGCCAAACGCACGATCGGGCGCAAGCAGTACGGCGGCACCTCCACCTACATCCCGCTGAAGGTGAACATGGCGCAGGTGATCCCGATCATCTTCGCGACCTCGCTGCTGTCGCTGCCGGTGTTGATCGCCCAGTTCGTCCGACCCGCCAACGGTGCCAGTAGTGGCTGGGCCGAGTGGGTGCTGAACAACCTGGCGCGCAGCGACCACCCGACGTACATGATCGCCTACACCGTCCTGATCATCTTCTTCACGTTCTTCTATGTGTCGATCACGTACCAGCCGAACGAAGTGGCCGATAACCTGAAGCAGTCAGGATCGTTCATCCCCGGCGTGCGCGCTGGTAAGGCGACCGCGGACTACATCAGCTACGTGCTGAACCGCATCACCGTCGTCGGCGCGTTGTGGCTGGCGTTCATCGCACTGATCCCGGTCATTGCCCTCGCCAAGTTCAACGCGGGTGGCAACTTCCCGTTCGGTGGTGCATCGATCCTGATCCTGGTGAGTGTCGGAATCGACACCTACAAGCAGATCGAGTCGAAGGTGCAGCAGCACCGTTACGAAGGGTTCTTGCGCTGA
- a CDS encoding adenylate kinase, which yields MRLIILGPPGAGKGTQAERLAAHRGIPHVSTGDIFRSNIKNETPLGLQVKDILASGGYVTDEITNQIVADRLAEPDAAQGFLLDGYPRTLAQVDALDAYLAGQGLSLDAVIELTVDEDEIVQRILKRAETSGRADDTEDVIRERQDIYQRETAPLAQRYADRGLLRQVDGLGSVDEVETRIGAVLDTVGNEQSA from the coding sequence ATGCGATTGATCATCCTCGGTCCTCCCGGAGCGGGCAAAGGCACCCAGGCCGAGCGGCTGGCAGCCCACCGGGGCATCCCGCACGTCTCGACCGGCGACATCTTCCGTTCCAACATCAAGAACGAAACGCCGCTGGGGTTGCAGGTCAAGGACATCCTGGCCTCCGGTGGTTACGTGACCGATGAGATCACCAACCAGATCGTGGCGGACCGGCTCGCCGAGCCCGATGCCGCGCAGGGCTTCCTGCTGGATGGTTACCCGCGCACCCTGGCGCAGGTGGACGCGCTGGATGCCTACCTCGCGGGGCAGGGTCTGAGCCTGGACGCGGTCATCGAGTTGACCGTGGATGAGGACGAGATCGTGCAGCGGATCCTCAAGCGCGCCGAGACCAGTGGTCGAGCCGATGACACCGAGGACGTCATCCGCGAGCGGCAGGACATCTACCAGCGCGAGACCGCGCCGCTGGCCCAGCGGTACGCCGATCGCGGACTGCTGCGCCAGGTCGACGGCCTGGGTAGCGTGGACGAGGTCGAGACGCGCATCGGTGCTGTGCTGGACACCGTCGGCAACGAGCAATCGGCCTGA